A stretch of Mesorhizobium sp. M2A.F.Ca.ET.046.03.2.1 DNA encodes these proteins:
- a CDS encoding SDR family oxidoreductase: MQKTRTAIVTGASRGIGAAIAKRLAQDDIAVIVNYTRGKDAAGEVVSAIEAAGGTALAVQADIGEPTGMAALFDAAEKAFGKADILVNNAGMMRLSPIADTDDAAFERQLAINLGGTFRGMREAATRLNDGGRIINFSSSVVGFYQPAYGVYAATKAGVEAMTHILAKELGPRGITVNAVAPGPVDTELFTDGKSAAQIEAITRLIPLGRLGQPDDIAGLVAFLAGPDSQWVNGQIIRANGGAI, translated from the coding sequence AAGACAAGAACCGCGATCGTGACAGGCGCATCGAGAGGCATCGGCGCCGCGATCGCCAAGCGGCTCGCCCAGGACGACATCGCCGTTATCGTCAATTATACGCGCGGCAAGGACGCGGCCGGCGAGGTCGTCTCGGCCATCGAGGCTGCCGGCGGCACCGCTCTCGCGGTCCAGGCCGACATCGGCGAACCGACCGGCATGGCCGCCTTGTTCGACGCGGCTGAAAAGGCCTTTGGCAAGGCCGACATCCTCGTCAACAATGCCGGTATGATGCGGCTGTCGCCCATCGCCGACACCGACGACGCTGCATTCGAACGGCAGCTCGCCATCAATCTCGGCGGCACGTTCCGCGGCATGCGCGAAGCTGCAACGCGCTTGAACGATGGTGGCCGTATCATCAACTTTTCTTCAAGTGTCGTGGGCTTCTACCAGCCGGCCTACGGCGTCTATGCCGCGACCAAGGCCGGCGTCGAAGCGATGACGCATATCCTTGCCAAGGAGCTCGGCCCGCGCGGCATCACGGTCAACGCCGTCGCGCCCGGCCCGGTCGACACCGAACTCTTCACCGACGGCAAGAGCGCCGCGCAGATCGAGGCAATCACCAGGCTCATCCCGCTCGGCCGCCTCGGCCAGCCCGACGACATCGCCGGGCTCGTCGCCTTCCTTGCCGGCCCGGACAGCCAGTGGGTCAATGGCCAGATCATCCGCGCCAATGGCGGCGCGATCTGA
- a CDS encoding SDR family oxidoreductase: protein MQQTILITGASSGFGAMTAKALARAGHRVYASMRDPQGRGGAPAAEVERLAREENLAIRAIALDVLSEPSIEAAVETILAEAGRIDVVIHNAGHMVFGPTEAFTPEQLAQLYDVNVLGTQRVNRAVLPAMRSLGRALMIWVGSSSTRGGTPPFLAPYFAAKAGMDALAQSYALELARFGIETSIVVPGAFTKGTEHFAHSGKPADTERAAAYWSGPYAGVDDQALKGLAGLEPADADPSKVAEAIVDLVAMPHGRRPFRVHIDPSDDGAAIVNGVADRVRAQLLERIGLADLLHPKP, encoded by the coding sequence ATGCAGCAGACAATTCTCATCACCGGCGCATCGAGCGGCTTCGGCGCCATGACCGCGAAGGCTCTCGCCAGGGCCGGCCACCGGGTCTATGCCTCGATGCGCGATCCGCAGGGGCGGGGCGGCGCCCCGGCGGCCGAGGTCGAAAGACTGGCCCGCGAGGAGAACCTGGCGATCCGCGCCATCGCGCTCGACGTGTTGTCGGAACCGTCGATCGAAGCGGCCGTGGAAACCATCCTCGCGGAAGCCGGCAGGATCGATGTCGTCATCCACAATGCCGGCCATATGGTGTTCGGACCGACCGAGGCCTTCACACCGGAGCAACTGGCGCAGCTCTATGACGTCAATGTGCTGGGGACCCAGCGCGTCAACCGGGCAGTCCTTCCCGCCATGCGCTCGCTTGGCCGGGCCTTGATGATATGGGTCGGATCGAGCAGCACGCGCGGCGGCACGCCGCCATTCCTCGCGCCGTATTTCGCCGCCAAGGCGGGCATGGATGCGCTGGCGCAGAGCTACGCGCTGGAGCTTGCCCGTTTCGGCATCGAGACGAGCATCGTGGTGCCGGGCGCCTTCACCAAGGGCACGGAGCATTTCGCCCATTCCGGCAAGCCCGCCGATACCGAACGCGCCGCCGCCTATTGGTCGGGACCTTACGCCGGCGTCGACGACCAGGCGTTGAAGGGTCTTGCCGGCCTGGAGCCTGCCGACGCCGATCCCTCGAAGGTCGCAGAGGCCATCGTCGATCTCGTGGCGATGCCGCATGGCCGCCGGCCGTTCCGCGTCCATATCGATCCGTCCGACGACGGCGCGGCCATCGTCAACGGTGTCGCCGACCGCGTCCGCGCCCAGCTTCTGGAGCGCATCGGCCTTGCTGACCTCCTTCATCCAAAGCCCTGA
- a CDS encoding 4-oxalocrotonate tautomerase family protein gives MPFANFKMPEAALTKAQKEDLIHKTTQMFVDYFGEGVRPHTMVLIEEVPDGGYGRADEVFVIPDAYRAKDSA, from the coding sequence ATGCCCTTTGCCAACTTCAAGATGCCCGAGGCGGCCCTCACGAAGGCGCAGAAGGAGGACCTGATCCACAAGACCACGCAGATGTTCGTCGACTATTTCGGCGAAGGTGTGCGTCCCCACACCATGGTGCTGATCGAGGAGGTTCCCGATGGGGGCTATGGCCGCGCCGACGAGGTCTTCGTCATTCCCGACGCCTACCGGGCTAAGGATAGTGCCTGA
- a CDS encoding alpha/beta hydrolase produces the protein MSEPTQRIVATNGIRLNIAEHGDGPPVLLCHGFPESWYSWRHQLSALAAAGFHAVAPDMRGYGKSDRPEAIDQYTLFHLVGDMVGLLDALEAPSSVIVGHDWGAVVAWHAALLRPDRFHAVIGLSVPFRPRANARPTSLMPRTAESQFYQLYFQQPGIAEAELERDPRATVRAMLYAVSGDASDGGAGIAMVPRGGSLLQAAEVPASLPHWLSESDIDFYAGEFQRAGFAGGLNWYRNIDRNWELMAPFAGARIKVPALYMAGNRDLVVAFPGMDQLLANLRNFIPQIRDTLMLPGCGH, from the coding sequence GTGAGCGAACCTACACAGCGAATAGTTGCGACCAACGGCATCCGCCTTAACATCGCGGAGCACGGAGACGGGCCCCCGGTGCTGTTGTGCCACGGCTTTCCCGAATCCTGGTATTCCTGGCGCCATCAGTTGAGCGCGCTTGCGGCGGCGGGCTTTCACGCCGTCGCCCCCGACATGCGGGGCTATGGCAAGAGCGATCGGCCGGAGGCGATCGACCAATACACGCTCTTTCATCTGGTCGGCGACATGGTGGGCCTTCTCGACGCCCTTGAAGCTCCCAGCTCCGTCATCGTCGGCCACGACTGGGGCGCGGTCGTCGCCTGGCATGCGGCGCTGCTGCGACCGGACCGCTTCCATGCCGTCATCGGCCTCAGTGTGCCGTTCCGGCCGCGCGCCAACGCGCGCCCGACCAGCCTCATGCCGCGAACGGCGGAGTCCCAGTTCTACCAGCTCTATTTCCAGCAACCCGGCATTGCCGAGGCGGAGCTGGAACGAGACCCGCGGGCCACGGTGCGCGCCATGCTTTACGCGGTGTCGGGAGACGCTTCGGACGGCGGCGCCGGAATCGCCATGGTCCCGCGCGGCGGAAGCCTCCTGCAAGCAGCCGAGGTTCCTGCAAGCCTGCCGCACTGGCTCAGCGAAAGCGACATCGATTTCTACGCCGGCGAGTTCCAGCGCGCCGGCTTCGCCGGAGGTCTCAACTGGTACCGCAACATCGACCGGAACTGGGAACTGATGGCGCCCTTTGCGGGCGCGCGGATCAAGGTTCCCGCGCTCTACATGGCAGGCAATCGCGACCTGGTGGTCGCCTTCCCCGGCATGGATCAACTGTTGGCCAATCTCAGGAACTTCATCCCGCAAATCCGCGATACGCTGATGCTGCCCGGCTGCGGGCATTGA
- a CDS encoding HXXEE domain-containing protein encodes MLKLQRWLADYWVVGAGFMAASLVAVAPVVPLPLPVFLIFLHSPVYMVHQVEEHTGDRFRKFANEHVFGGRDALTVASVLVINLPFVWGINLLALYAALLWGPAWGLVAPYVMIVNALAHLVTSARLRKYNPGLVTSAPLFLPLSVVTIWTIGRTAGLLPHLIGAALAVLLHLAIIALVTARYRTLVASS; translated from the coding sequence ATGCTTAAACTGCAACGCTGGCTAGCGGACTATTGGGTCGTCGGCGCAGGGTTCATGGCAGCATCGCTTGTTGCGGTTGCGCCGGTGGTCCCGCTTCCGCTGCCGGTGTTCCTGATCTTCCTGCACAGCCCGGTCTACATGGTCCATCAGGTCGAGGAGCACACTGGCGACCGGTTCCGCAAATTCGCCAACGAGCATGTCTTCGGCGGCCGCGACGCCCTTACCGTCGCCTCGGTTCTCGTCATCAACCTCCCGTTTGTCTGGGGCATCAACCTGCTGGCCCTTTACGCGGCCTTGCTGTGGGGACCGGCTTGGGGCCTGGTTGCTCCCTATGTCATGATCGTCAATGCGCTCGCGCATCTCGTCACGTCGGCGCGATTGCGCAAATACAATCCCGGCCTCGTCACCAGCGCCCCTTTGTTTTTGCCGCTGAGCGTCGTTACGATCTGGACGATCGGCCGGACAGCAGGTCTTCTCCCGCACTTGATCGGCGCAGCTCTCGCGGTCCTGCTTCACCTGGCAATCATTGCGTTGGTGACCGCGCGGTACCGCACTCTCGTCGCCAGCTCGTAG
- a CDS encoding response regulator, which yields MPEYSSFLRSIRIRYISGLLVFALASAAVMFALNRVNSYRHEVDALSGNFVIFARDLRNATNFAETTGTAWRSETRDALAAAARGHSERLTSEIGILNAQLAAIRPRLSRNTINALDTASVNDDLFWSARDMVRNFNLMSTAQKVDEWSYREIRNQNDLFAQPMLVKVRTALDEERRLADAANDRLLLWASGLLFAVLAIAAVLIFRPMENAIRRAFAESAASLFKAEAADRAKSEFLANMSHEIRTPMNGVLGMAELLAKTELTPRQKTFTDVIVKSGNALLTIINDILDFSKINAGQLTLDPAPFRLAEAVEDVATLVSARVAEKNLELIVRVDPRLPAFVVGDAGRFRQIVTNLLGNAVKFTEKGHVLVDVGGDVVDGVVQLKVRVEDTGIGIPAEKLQSVFEKFAQVDGSSTRRHEGTGLGLAIGARLVDLMGGKIGVESEIGRGSVFWFAVPLPAHNQAAADKLVPVDVTGARVLVIDDNPVNREILLEQLRSWSFDCAAAESGAVGLAFLDRACQLGASVDCIILDYQMPGMNGADVAKAIAADSRLSSIPVVLLTSVDQVDFGRMVIDFGIVAHLTKPARSAVLLGTVISAIQKARMQGTKAHFVREPVAAAPSFTVIRGPAAPVPAAPESTAAPSGPIDILIAEDNDVNQLVFGQILNGFGLSYRIAGNGRTAVEMYRALRPRLVLMDVSMPEMNGYEATRAIRAMEAQNGERTPIIGVTAHALKGDREKCIEAGMDDYLPKPVSPDRLGAKIGTWLSETVTAKTA from the coding sequence ATGCCGGAATATTCTTCCTTCCTCCGGTCGATCCGGATCCGCTACATTTCGGGGCTGCTTGTCTTCGCGCTGGCCTCGGCCGCCGTGATGTTCGCGCTCAACCGTGTGAATTCGTACCGCCACGAAGTCGATGCCCTCAGCGGCAATTTCGTCATCTTTGCTCGCGACCTGCGCAACGCCACCAATTTCGCCGAGACGACCGGCACCGCCTGGCGCAGCGAGACGCGCGATGCGCTGGCCGCTGCCGCGCGCGGCCACTCCGAGCGGCTGACCAGCGAGATCGGGATACTCAACGCGCAGTTGGCCGCGATCAGGCCGCGCCTGTCCAGGAACACCATCAACGCGTTGGACACCGCTTCGGTCAACGACGACCTGTTCTGGTCGGCACGCGACATGGTGCGTAACTTCAATTTGATGTCGACGGCGCAGAAGGTCGATGAATGGAGCTACCGCGAGATCCGCAACCAGAACGACCTGTTCGCCCAGCCGATGCTGGTCAAGGTGCGCACCGCGCTCGACGAGGAGCGTCGCCTCGCCGACGCTGCCAACGACCGGCTGCTGCTGTGGGCGAGCGGTCTGCTGTTTGCCGTGCTGGCCATCGCCGCGGTTCTGATCTTCCGGCCGATGGAGAACGCCATCCGCCGCGCCTTCGCCGAGAGCGCCGCGTCGCTGTTCAAGGCCGAGGCGGCCGATCGCGCTAAGTCGGAATTCCTGGCCAATATGAGCCATGAGATCCGCACGCCGATGAACGGCGTGCTCGGCATGGCCGAGCTGCTGGCCAAGACGGAGCTTACGCCCCGCCAGAAGACCTTCACCGATGTCATCGTCAAATCCGGCAACGCGCTGCTCACCATCATCAACGACATCCTCGATTTCTCGAAGATCAATGCCGGCCAGCTCACCCTCGACCCCGCTCCCTTCCGCCTGGCGGAAGCGGTCGAGGATGTGGCGACGCTGGTGTCGGCGCGCGTTGCCGAAAAGAACCTCGAGCTCATCGTGCGCGTCGACCCGCGCCTGCCGGCCTTTGTCGTCGGCGATGCCGGACGCTTCCGCCAGATCGTCACCAATCTGCTTGGCAACGCCGTGAAGTTCACCGAGAAGGGCCATGTGCTGGTCGATGTCGGCGGCGATGTCGTCGACGGCGTCGTCCAGCTCAAGGTCCGCGTCGAGGACACCGGCATCGGCATCCCGGCCGAAAAGCTGCAAAGCGTGTTCGAGAAATTCGCCCAGGTCGACGGCTCCTCGACCCGTCGCCACGAAGGCACCGGGCTTGGCCTTGCGATCGGCGCCCGGCTTGTCGACCTGATGGGCGGCAAGATCGGCGTCGAAAGCGAGATCGGCCGCGGCTCCGTCTTCTGGTTCGCCGTGCCGCTGCCGGCGCACAACCAGGCGGCGGCCGACAAGCTGGTGCCGGTCGATGTCACCGGCGCCCGGGTGCTGGTCATCGACGACAATCCGGTCAACCGGGAGATTCTGCTGGAGCAGCTCAGAAGCTGGAGCTTCGACTGTGCGGCCGCCGAAAGCGGCGCTGTCGGCCTTGCCTTCCTCGACCGCGCCTGCCAGCTCGGCGCCTCTGTCGACTGCATTATCCTCGACTACCAGATGCCCGGCATGAACGGCGCCGATGTCGCCAAGGCGATTGCCGCCGACAGCCGGCTTTCGTCCATCCCGGTCGTGCTGCTCACCTCGGTCGACCAGGTGGATTTCGGCAGGATGGTTATCGATTTCGGCATCGTCGCGCATCTCACCAAGCCGGCGCGTTCGGCGGTGCTGCTGGGCACGGTGATCTCCGCCATACAGAAGGCGCGCATGCAGGGCACCAAGGCTCATTTCGTGCGCGAGCCGGTCGCGGCGGCGCCGTCCTTCACCGTCATTCGCGGCCCGGCGGCGCCCGTGCCGGCGGCACCGGAATCGACCGCAGCGCCGAGCGGCCCGATCGATATCCTGATCGCCGAGGACAATGACGTGAACCAGCTGGTCTTCGGCCAGATCCTCAATGGCTTCGGTCTCAGCTACCGCATCGCCGGCAATGGCCGCACGGCTGTCGAAATGTACCGCGCGCTGCGCCCCCGCCTGGTGCTGATGGACGTCTCTATGCCGGAAATGAACGGCTATGAGGCGACCCGCGCCATCCGTGCGATGGAAGCGCAGAACGGTGAGCGCACGCCGATCATCGGCGTCACCGCGCATGCGCTGAAGGGCGACCGCGAGAAATGCATCGAGGCCGGCATGGACGATTATCTGCCGAAGCCGGTATCGCCCGACCGCCTTGGCGCCAAGATCGGCACCTGGCTCAGCGAGACGGTGACGGCTAAGACGGCATAG
- a CDS encoding lytic transglycosylase domain-containing protein has protein sequence MHRFLTVALALLCSLSWVAGASADPPQSKSAGKRLINRVCDLIEAQAQQNGLPKDFFARLIWKESRFDPNAVSPVGAEGIAQFMPGTAKMRGLANSFDIEQAIPASAKYLAEMKAGYGNLGLAAAAYNAGENRVSRWLASGGFLPMETESYVFDIMGEPVDKFSDKSYAGTVEPLDPKMSFAVACRRLPVIMSRTVAMASINVKPWGVQVAGNFRRSAAIGQWLRVKSRFPALLASHDPVVSRVRTPIGRRGIYAVRIGADSRGEANGICDKLQSVGGACVVMRNR, from the coding sequence ATGCACCGTTTCCTCACGGTGGCCCTGGCCTTGCTGTGCAGCTTGAGTTGGGTGGCGGGCGCGTCCGCCGACCCGCCGCAGTCGAAATCGGCCGGCAAACGGCTGATCAACCGAGTCTGCGATCTGATCGAAGCCCAAGCCCAACAGAACGGGCTGCCCAAGGATTTCTTCGCCCGGCTGATCTGGAAGGAAAGCCGCTTCGATCCGAACGCGGTGAGCCCGGTCGGCGCCGAAGGCATCGCGCAGTTCATGCCGGGAACCGCCAAGATGCGCGGCCTGGCCAATTCCTTCGACATCGAGCAGGCCATTCCGGCTTCCGCGAAATATCTAGCCGAGATGAAGGCGGGCTATGGCAATCTCGGCCTCGCGGCCGCGGCCTACAATGCCGGCGAGAACCGCGTGTCGCGCTGGCTGGCCTCCGGCGGCTTCCTGCCGATGGAGACGGAAAGCTATGTCTTCGACATCATGGGCGAACCCGTCGACAAGTTTTCCGACAAATCCTATGCCGGCACCGTCGAGCCGCTCGACCCCAAGATGAGCTTCGCGGTCGCCTGCCGCCGGCTGCCGGTGATCATGTCGCGGACGGTCGCCATGGCCTCGATCAACGTCAAGCCGTGGGGCGTGCAGGTGGCGGGCAATTTCCGCCGTTCCGCGGCGATCGGCCAATGGCTGAGGGTCAAGAGCCGGTTCCCGGCGCTGCTCGCCAGCCATGATCCGGTGGTGAGCCGGGTGCGCACGCCGATCGGGCGGCGCGGCATCTACGCGGTCAGGATCGGCGCGGACTCGCGCGGCGAGGCCAACGGCATCTGCGACAAGCTGCAAAGCGTCGGCGGCGCCTGCGTGGTGATGCGCAACCGGTAG
- the ispG gene encoding flavodoxin-dependent (E)-4-hydroxy-3-methylbut-2-enyl-diphosphate synthase — translation MTGYFSSPFPRRRSVGVSVGGVMVGGGAPVVVQSMTNTDTADVDQTVAQVAALHRAGSEIVRITVDRDESAAAVPRIHERLLRLGIDVPLVGDFHYIGHKLLADHPACAEALAKYRINPGNVGFKDKKDRQFAAIVEMAIRHDKPVRIGVNWGSLDQELLTRLMDQNQAQGSPLTAQEVTREAIVQSAILSAEMAEEIGLGRDKIILSAKVSGVQDLIAVYTELATRSDHALHLGLTEAGMGTKGIVASSAAMGILLQQGIGDTIRISLTPEPNGDRTREVQVSQELLQTMGFRQFVPIVAACPGCGRTTSTVFQELAQSIQADIRKNMPVWREKYPGVENLKVAVMGCIVNGPGESKHADIGISLPGTGETPTAPVFIDGKKAATLRGPSIAQDFEKMVGDYIEQRYGHGKAAAE, via the coding sequence ATGACCGGATATTTCTCTTCTCCCTTCCCACGGCGCAGGTCGGTCGGCGTTTCGGTCGGCGGCGTGATGGTCGGCGGCGGCGCGCCCGTCGTCGTGCAGTCGATGACCAACACCGACACCGCCGATGTCGACCAGACTGTCGCCCAGGTCGCGGCGCTGCATCGTGCCGGGTCGGAAATCGTGCGCATCACCGTTGACCGCGACGAGAGCGCGGCGGCGGTTCCGCGCATCCACGAGAGGCTGCTCAGGCTCGGCATCGATGTGCCGCTGGTCGGCGACTTCCACTATATCGGCCACAAGCTCTTGGCCGATCATCCGGCTTGCGCCGAGGCGCTGGCGAAATATCGCATCAATCCCGGCAATGTCGGCTTCAAGGACAAGAAGGACCGCCAGTTCGCGGCGATCGTCGAAATGGCGATTAGACATGACAAGCCGGTGCGCATCGGCGTCAACTGGGGTTCGCTCGACCAGGAGCTGTTGACCCGGCTGATGGACCAGAACCAGGCTCAGGGCTCGCCGCTCACCGCGCAGGAAGTCACGCGCGAGGCGATCGTCCAGTCGGCCATCCTGTCGGCCGAGATGGCGGAAGAGATCGGGCTTGGCCGCGACAAGATCATCCTGTCGGCCAAGGTCAGCGGCGTGCAGGACCTGATCGCCGTCTATACCGAGCTTGCCACACGCTCCGACCATGCGCTGCATCTCGGCCTCACCGAGGCCGGCATGGGCACCAAGGGCATCGTCGCCTCTTCGGCCGCCATGGGAATCCTGCTGCAGCAGGGCATCGGCGACACGATCCGCATCTCGCTGACGCCGGAGCCCAACGGCGACCGCACGCGCGAGGTGCAGGTGTCGCAGGAATTGCTGCAGACCATGGGCTTCCGGCAGTTCGTGCCGATCGTCGCCGCCTGCCCAGGCTGCGGCCGCACGACATCCACCGTCTTCCAGGAACTCGCCCAGAGCATCCAGGCCGATATCCGCAAGAACATGCCGGTGTGGCGCGAGAAATATCCGGGCGTCGAGAACCTCAAGGTCGCGGTGATGGGCTGCATCGTCAATGGTCCCGGCGAATCCAAGCATGCCGACATCGGCATATCCTTGCCTGGCACCGGCGAGACGCCGACGGCGCCTGTCTTCATCGACGGCAAGAAGGCGGCGACGCTGCGCGGTCCGTCCATCGCGCAGGATTTCGAGAAGATGGTCGGCGACTATATCGAGCAGCGCTACGGACACGGCAAAGCCGCGGCCGAGTAG
- a CDS encoding YdcH family protein encodes MSLASHLDELQRKHGDIERELTDAMNHPSVDDLEIVNLKRRKLAIKDEIEKLKASPTTH; translated from the coding sequence ATGTCTCTTGCATCCCATCTTGATGAGTTGCAGCGGAAACACGGTGATATCGAGCGCGAGCTCACCGACGCCATGAACCATCCTTCGGTGGACGACCTCGAAATCGTGAATCTCAAGCGACGCAAGCTGGCAATCAAGGACGAGATTGAAAAGCTGAAGGCTAGCCCGACGACACACTGA
- a CDS encoding YdcH family protein encodes MSEQEQAEIRLEYSRLKQEHADFDAAINAMIATGCDPLQIQRMKKKKLILKDRLSALEDRIIPDIIA; translated from the coding sequence ATGTCTGAACAGGAACAGGCTGAAATACGCCTCGAATATTCCCGGCTCAAACAAGAACACGCCGATTTCGACGCCGCCATCAACGCGATGATCGCCACGGGCTGCGACCCGCTTCAGATTCAGCGCATGAAAAAGAAGAAGCTGATCCTGAAAGACCGGCTGTCGGCGCTGGAAGACCGCATCATTCCCGACATCATCGCCTGA
- a CDS encoding IclR family transcriptional regulator: protein MQESEMLTGWPSEGTGEERPAGSREKGLNRVLNILEFLHANQRAIGIGELAKGLNAPRSTTYTLVRELVEAGLLEMAGDGNRVYFGKKLYLYGMAYMRGNDLLRRGRQEVDTLSRETGETSELCMLQSGRYTIIHSSPGTRPFRISSATGLQIPLPWTASGRLLLAGLDRSRIEAMVTEDDLVLPDGRKIEIDDFIDDIARARVTGYCVTSGLVDAYTKCLAAPVFSAPGKVEATMCLVVPIDTSEARTGELVALLRERAARLSIS, encoded by the coding sequence ATGCAAGAGAGTGAAATGCTGACCGGGTGGCCGAGCGAAGGCACGGGCGAAGAGCGGCCAGCTGGCTCGCGCGAGAAAGGTCTCAACAGGGTCCTGAACATCCTGGAGTTCCTGCACGCCAACCAGCGAGCGATCGGCATCGGCGAGCTGGCAAAGGGGCTCAACGCGCCGCGCTCGACCACCTACACGCTGGTGCGCGAGCTGGTCGAAGCCGGTCTCCTGGAAATGGCCGGCGACGGCAATCGCGTCTATTTCGGCAAGAAGCTCTATCTCTACGGGATGGCCTATATGCGCGGCAACGACCTGCTGAGGCGCGGCCGCCAGGAGGTCGATACGCTGTCGCGCGAGACCGGGGAGACGTCCGAGCTCTGCATGCTGCAGAGCGGTCGCTACACCATCATCCATTCAAGCCCGGGCACGAGGCCGTTCCGCATCAGCTCGGCCACCGGCCTGCAGATTCCGCTGCCATGGACTGCTTCGGGCCGGTTGCTGCTGGCCGGTCTTGATCGCAGCCGGATCGAGGCGATGGTCACGGAAGACGATCTCGTGCTGCCGGACGGCCGCAAGATAGAGATCGATGACTTCATCGATGACATCGCTCGGGCGCGCGTCACCGGCTATTGCGTCACGTCAGGCCTTGTCGACGCCTATACCAAATGCCTGGCGGCGCCCGTGTTCTCGGCGCCTGGCAAGGTCGAGGCAACGATGTGCCTTGTGGTGCCGATCGACACGTCGGAAGCGCGGACTGGCGAATTGGTCGCGTTGCTGCGCGAGCGCGCCGCCCGGCTTTCGATCTCGTAG
- a CDS encoding transporter substrate-binding domain-containing protein, protein MAGLATAGALTAISAEKAAAQAASDSVLRTALDRGKLIVGTGSTNAPWHFENDAGELVGMDITMGRILAKGLFDDPTKVEFVTQDPAQRIPNVTTNKVDITIQFMTMTAQRSQLIHFSRPYYVEGVALLTLPGSENKTFDKLLANGANTRISILQNVDAESSVHFALPQAQVLQIDTQANVLQALESKRADAAAVDLSTVRWLASRNPDKYFDAGKSWYSMLYGAAVRQGDLDWLTFVNQTFTIAMFGHETALYDAAFKEYFGQEPPPRHPGFPVI, encoded by the coding sequence ATGGCGGGGCTGGCCACCGCCGGCGCGCTTACCGCCATCAGCGCCGAGAAGGCAGCCGCGCAGGCCGCATCCGATAGCGTGCTGCGCACCGCGCTTGATCGTGGCAAACTGATCGTCGGCACCGGCAGCACCAATGCGCCATGGCATTTCGAGAACGACGCCGGTGAATTGGTCGGCATGGACATCACCATGGGCCGCATCCTCGCCAAGGGCCTCTTCGACGACCCGACCAAGGTCGAGTTCGTCACCCAGGACCCGGCGCAGCGCATCCCCAACGTGACGACCAACAAGGTCGACATCACCATCCAGTTCATGACCATGACCGCGCAGCGCTCGCAGCTGATCCATTTCTCGCGGCCCTACTATGTCGAGGGCGTGGCGCTGCTGACGCTGCCCGGCTCCGAAAACAAGACCTTCGACAAGCTCCTGGCGAATGGCGCCAACACCCGCATCTCGATCCTCCAGAATGTCGATGCCGAAAGCTCGGTGCATTTTGCCTTGCCGCAGGCTCAGGTGCTGCAGATCGACACCCAGGCGAACGTGCTGCAAGCGCTGGAATCCAAGCGAGCCGACGCCGCGGCCGTCGATCTGTCGACGGTGCGCTGGCTCGCCTCGCGCAACCCGGACAAATATTTTGACGCCGGCAAGAGCTGGTATTCGATGCTTTACGGCGCTGCCGTCCGGCAAGGCGACCTGGATTGGCTGACCTTCGTCAACCAGACCTTCACCATTGCCATGTTCGGCCACGAGACGGCGCTCTATGACGCCGCCTTCAAGGAATATTTCGGCCAGGAGCCGCCGCCGCGCCATCCAGGCTTCCCGGTCATCTGA
- a CDS encoding amino acid ABC transporter permease — translation MGYTLNFNLIWRHFDKLWGGLLLSLELAVISIAIGIVIGLVLGVWYVSAGRVVRTIIAAYVEFIRNVPLILLVYLVFYGVPTVIDLAYSAPTSFVVTLSVYSGAYLVEVFRSGLEAVPRGQLDAGKAIGLTPWQRLIHVRLPTMLRITLPALSNTFISLFKDTSIASVISVPELTYGAQWINFNTFRIVEVYLVTTAMYLVTGYALLFALRLVERRFRAAR, via the coding sequence ATGGGCTACACGCTCAATTTCAACCTGATCTGGCGGCATTTCGACAAGCTTTGGGGTGGCCTGCTGCTCAGCCTCGAACTCGCCGTGATCTCGATCGCCATCGGCATCGTCATCGGCCTGGTGCTGGGGGTCTGGTACGTCTCGGCCGGGCGCGTCGTGCGCACGATCATCGCGGCCTATGTCGAATTCATCCGCAACGTGCCATTGATCCTGCTCGTCTACCTCGTCTTTTACGGTGTGCCGACCGTCATAGACCTCGCTTACAGCGCGCCCACCTCTTTTGTCGTGACGCTGTCGGTCTATAGCGGCGCCTATCTGGTCGAAGTGTTCCGCTCCGGCCTGGAAGCCGTGCCGCGCGGCCAACTCGACGCCGGCAAGGCGATCGGCCTCACCCCATGGCAGCGCCTGATCCATGTGCGCCTGCCGACGATGCTGCGCATCACGCTGCCGGCGCTGTCCAACACCTTCATCTCGCTGTTCAAGGACACCTCGATCGCTTCGGTCATCTCCGTGCCCGAGCTGACCTATGGCGCCCAGTGGATCAACTTCAACACATTCCGCATCGTCGAGGTCTATCTGGTGACGACGGCGATGTATCTGGTGACCGGTTACGCCCTGCTGTTCGCGCTCAGGCTGGTCGAACGCCGTTTCAGGGCGGCGCGCTGA